The following are encoded together in the Streptomyces sp. NBC_00358 genome:
- a CDS encoding DHA2 family efflux MFS transporter permease subunit, translated as MAALDNLVVTTALPSIRKDLGGALGDLEWTVSAYTLTFAVLLMFGAALGDRFGRRRLFLVGLSVFTGASAAAAMAPGIDSLIAARAVQGVGAAIMMPLTLTLLTAAVPVAKRGMAYGIWGAVNGLAVASGPLIGGSLTEHVSWHWIFWLNVPLGLAVLPLARLRLSESFGAGARLDFPGTLLASGGLFGIVYGLVRGPADGWTSPFVLTGLFAGAALLAGFVIHGTRAKNPMLPMRLFRSRAFAGINAASLLMFLGMFGSIFLLSQYMQGVLGYSPTEAGLRMLPWTGMPMLVAPIAGYLSDRVGGRPVVATGLFLQAAGLAYYASVVAADASYASQLPALIISGIGMSLYFAPASNLVMSSVRPQEQGIASGANNALREVGGALGIAVMSSIFSAQGGYATAQTFIDGLRPALVVGASVVALAGVAALVIPTARRAARTEPGETPAHALEGDSPESDPFDGGSPEGGSPRAGRPVAASPESASLETASR; from the coding sequence ATGGCGGCCCTCGACAACCTCGTCGTCACCACCGCCCTGCCCTCCATCCGCAAGGACCTCGGGGGAGCGCTGGGCGACCTGGAATGGACCGTGAGCGCCTACACGCTCACCTTCGCCGTCCTGCTGATGTTCGGCGCGGCGCTCGGTGACCGGTTCGGCCGCCGTCGGCTCTTCCTCGTCGGTCTGAGCGTCTTCACGGGTGCCTCCGCCGCCGCGGCCATGGCGCCGGGTATCGACTCGCTGATCGCCGCCCGCGCGGTCCAGGGCGTCGGTGCGGCGATCATGATGCCGCTGACCCTGACTCTGCTGACCGCCGCGGTCCCCGTCGCCAAGCGCGGGATGGCGTACGGGATCTGGGGCGCCGTCAACGGACTCGCGGTCGCTTCCGGGCCCCTCATCGGCGGCAGCCTCACCGAACACGTCTCCTGGCACTGGATCTTCTGGCTGAACGTGCCGCTGGGTCTCGCCGTGCTCCCGCTCGCCCGGCTGCGGCTGTCCGAGTCGTTCGGCGCCGGCGCACGCCTCGACTTCCCGGGGACGCTGCTCGCCAGCGGCGGCCTCTTCGGAATCGTCTACGGTCTGGTCCGCGGGCCCGCCGACGGCTGGACCAGCCCGTTCGTCCTGACCGGCCTGTTCGCCGGCGCGGCCCTGCTCGCCGGCTTCGTCATCCACGGCACCCGGGCCAAGAACCCGATGCTCCCCATGCGGCTCTTCCGCTCCCGCGCCTTCGCCGGGATCAACGCGGCCAGCCTGCTGATGTTCCTCGGGATGTTCGGCTCGATCTTCCTGCTCAGCCAGTACATGCAGGGCGTGCTCGGCTACTCGCCGACCGAGGCGGGGCTGCGGATGCTCCCCTGGACCGGTATGCCGATGCTCGTCGCGCCCATCGCGGGCTACCTGTCGGACCGCGTCGGCGGACGCCCCGTCGTGGCCACCGGGCTCTTCCTGCAGGCCGCCGGGCTCGCGTACTACGCCTCCGTGGTCGCCGCCGACGCCTCGTACGCCTCCCAGCTGCCCGCGCTGATCATCAGCGGTATCGGGATGTCCCTCTACTTCGCCCCGGCCTCCAACCTGGTCATGTCCAGCGTCCGGCCGCAGGAGCAGGGCATCGCCTCCGGTGCCAACAACGCGCTGCGCGAGGTGGGCGGGGCGCTCGGCATCGCGGTGATGTCCTCGATCTTCTCGGCCCAGGGCGGATACGCGACCGCCCAGACCTTCATCGACGGACTGCGGCCCGCACTCGTGGTCGGTGCCTCGGTCGTCGCCCTCGCGGGTGTCGCGGCCCTGGTCATCCCGACCGCCCGGCGGGCGGCGCGCACCGAGCCGGGGGAGACCCCGGCGCACGCCCTCGAAGGCGACTCGCCCGAGTCGGACCCGTTCGACGGCGGCTCGCCCGAAGGCGGCTCTCCTCGGGCCGGCCGGCCCGTGGCCGCCTCTCCCGAGAGCGCCTCCCT